The following are encoded together in the Nitrospira sp. genome:
- the hisF gene encoding imidazole glycerol phosphate synthase subunit HisF, which yields MLTKRIIPCLDVKEGRVVKGVSFVNLRDAGDPVEAAVGYDREGADELCFLDITASHENRKTIIDVVERTAARVFMPVTVGGGVGALDDIRALLNAGADKVSINTAAVRRPEFVKEAAQRFGTQCIVVAIDAKRTTAGRWEVFTHGGRTATGIEVIEWAVRMEQYGAGEILLTSMDQDGRQTGYDLDLNATVSGALSIPVIASGGVGTLEHLYDGFMKGKADAVLAASIFHFRTYTIAQAKSYLRERGVPVRMDVLSGVA from the coding sequence ATGCTAACTAAACGGATCATTCCCTGTCTGGATGTCAAAGAAGGGCGTGTGGTCAAAGGGGTCAGCTTCGTCAATCTCCGCGATGCCGGTGATCCGGTTGAAGCGGCGGTAGGGTATGATCGTGAAGGAGCGGATGAACTGTGTTTTCTCGATATCACCGCCTCGCATGAAAACCGAAAAACGATCATTGATGTGGTCGAGCGGACGGCTGCCCGAGTCTTCATGCCGGTGACCGTTGGCGGCGGCGTCGGGGCGCTCGACGATATTCGAGCCCTGTTGAACGCCGGAGCCGATAAAGTGAGCATCAATACAGCCGCTGTCCGACGGCCTGAGTTCGTCAAGGAGGCCGCACAACGATTCGGCACACAATGTATCGTCGTGGCGATCGATGCCAAACGCACAACAGCGGGCCGCTGGGAAGTCTTCACGCATGGCGGACGTACGGCCACCGGAATCGAGGTCATCGAATGGGCTGTACGGATGGAACAGTACGGCGCCGGGGAGATCTTATTGACCAGCATGGACCAAGATGGCCGGCAGACGGGATACGACCTGGATCTCAACGCAACTGTGTCGGGGGCCTTGTCGATTCCGGTGATCGCGTCGGGTGGAGTCGGAACCCTGGAGCATCTCTATGATGGTTTTATGAAGGGGAAGGCGGATGCGGTCCTAGCTGCGTCCATTTTCCACTTTCGGACCTATACGATCGCCCAGGCCAAGTCGTATTTGCGGGAACGCGGTGTACCGGTCCGAATGGATGTGCTTTCTGGGGTTGCGTGA
- a CDS encoding bifunctional phosphoribosyl-AMP cyclohydrolase/phosphoribosyl-ATP diphosphatase HisIE → MCFLGLRDTVNQATTSTLKFDSQGLLPAVIQDWLDGTVLMLGYMNQEALTKTVATKKVHFWSRSRNALWEKGETSGHTLQVKQLFIDCDWDTILVKAQPLGPTCHTGARACFFSRLDEQGQLVPLNSEDAHGGILESVLRTIRDRRSAPQAGSYTSKLFDGGHDKILKKVAEEAGEVLLASKGGKKEEIIYEVADLFFHTLMVLGYHDLSLQDIYGELGRRFGKSGLRSE, encoded by the coding sequence ATGTGCTTTCTGGGGTTGCGTGACACGGTGAACCAGGCTACGACCAGCACGCTCAAATTTGATAGCCAAGGTCTTCTCCCGGCAGTCATTCAAGATTGGCTCGACGGCACGGTTCTGATGCTTGGGTATATGAACCAAGAAGCGCTGACCAAGACCGTTGCCACGAAAAAAGTCCATTTTTGGAGTCGGTCTCGGAATGCACTCTGGGAAAAGGGTGAAACCTCCGGTCATACGCTTCAGGTCAAGCAACTATTCATTGATTGTGACTGGGACACCATCCTCGTCAAGGCCCAGCCTCTCGGACCGACTTGCCATACCGGAGCACGAGCCTGCTTCTTTTCCAGGCTGGATGAACAGGGTCAACTCGTTCCGTTGAATTCAGAAGACGCCCATGGAGGCATTCTTGAAAGTGTTCTTCGTACGATTCGCGATCGCCGTTCCGCTCCCCAGGCTGGTTCCTATACTTCCAAGTTGTTCGACGGGGGGCACGATAAGATTCTGAAGAAAGTGGCGGAGGAGGCCGGGGAGGTCTTGCTAGCCTCCAAAGGGGGCAAGAAAGAGGAGATCATCTACGAAGTGGCTGATTTGTTCTTTCATACACTCATGGTTCTTGGGTATCACGACCTTTCGCTACAAGATATTTATGGAGAATTGGGAAGACGATTTGGGAAGTCTGGTTTGAGGTCTGAATAG
- a CDS encoding histidine triad nucleotide-binding protein has protein sequence MSDCLFCKIVEKKIPAKLVQEDEYTVAFDDINPQAPVHTLVIPKRHVGTVHDLGLEDEALLARLLITCTKVAALKGLQSSGYRVVTNTGRDAGQTVFHLHFHVMGGRHMAWPPG, from the coding sequence ATGAGCGATTGTCTTTTCTGTAAGATCGTGGAGAAGAAGATTCCCGCGAAGCTCGTTCAGGAAGACGAGTACACGGTCGCCTTTGACGATATCAATCCTCAGGCGCCTGTCCATACGCTGGTGATCCCTAAACGACATGTCGGAACCGTTCATGACTTGGGGTTAGAGGATGAGGCGTTGCTCGCGAGGTTGCTGATAACCTGCACGAAGGTGGCAGCTTTGAAAGGGTTACAGAGCTCCGGCTATCGGGTCGTGACGAACACCGGGCGAGATGCAGGACAAACCGTCTTTCACCTTCATTTTCATGTGATGGGTGGGCGACACATGGCCTGGCCTCCAGGGTGA
- a CDS encoding DNA primase — protein sequence MGQGLISDDTIERIKGRVDIADIVSQHVSLSKAGQNLKGLCPFHHEKTPSFTVSPSKQIFHCFGCGAGGNVFTFLSRLTGDNFPEVVRDLGKTVGIEIEEKASHSSPQSVMAQTVERINQAATAWFQTNLRDDRTGHQAREYLDRREVESRMVDRFGIGVAPAEWDGLLRALTKNGFSQSDLAAAGLVIARTNKSGFYDRFRARVMFTITDLRKRVVGFGGRVLGDEAPKYLNSSDTVLFKKSHTLFALDHAREAIAKTKTVIVVEGYFDAIALHQAGLAHTVATLGTALTADHVQTLRRFASNVVLLFDPDPAGVRAALRGLDLFVNSGLGVKVVTLPVGEDPDTYVRKEGSEGFVRLEEQAPSLLDFALEQSLAATEVETIEGRIRSVDEILRILQKSEHPIEREERLKVVAERLGISQARLIERYPILSQQHRGNSGRPRQAVAGTTPMETLFKGAPEERDLAVLLLRGMLSAADVRRLKPDQFSVGGCRRLVELAMDQVDRDGRIRVQPLLDRSMDDPECRALATDLSLRDDHFDDESAHAKACLDRLDRKRSDQTMRELIARMKAAEREGRADEVGVLNMQINAIRMRKAGMPTAAIVSLVKE from the coding sequence GTGGGTCAGGGTTTAATTTCAGACGACACGATCGAACGTATCAAGGGTCGGGTGGACATTGCCGACATCGTGAGCCAACACGTCTCTTTAAGTAAGGCCGGGCAGAATCTCAAGGGGTTGTGCCCTTTTCATCACGAAAAAACCCCCTCGTTTACCGTCAGTCCTTCGAAACAGATTTTTCACTGTTTTGGTTGCGGCGCAGGCGGCAACGTATTTACATTTCTTTCCCGTCTGACCGGGGACAACTTTCCGGAAGTGGTGCGCGATCTTGGGAAAACGGTCGGAATCGAAATCGAAGAGAAAGCTTCCCACTCCAGCCCCCAGTCGGTCATGGCACAGACGGTCGAGCGCATTAATCAGGCGGCAACCGCTTGGTTTCAGACGAACTTGCGCGACGACCGCACCGGACACCAAGCACGTGAATACCTCGATCGCCGTGAGGTCGAATCGCGCATGGTCGACCGTTTTGGAATCGGAGTGGCACCAGCTGAATGGGATGGGTTGCTACGGGCGCTCACTAAGAATGGTTTTTCACAGAGCGATCTTGCAGCAGCCGGTTTGGTGATAGCGCGAACCAACAAGTCAGGATTCTACGACCGGTTCCGTGCCCGGGTAATGTTCACGATCACGGATTTACGAAAACGTGTGGTCGGGTTCGGCGGTCGTGTGCTGGGCGATGAAGCACCCAAGTATCTGAACTCATCCGACACAGTGCTCTTTAAAAAGAGCCACACACTCTTTGCGCTCGATCATGCGAGAGAAGCGATTGCCAAGACAAAGACGGTCATCGTCGTGGAGGGTTATTTCGATGCCATCGCGCTGCATCAGGCAGGGTTGGCACACACGGTGGCGACCTTGGGCACTGCCCTCACAGCGGACCATGTGCAGACGCTTCGGCGGTTTGCGTCAAATGTCGTGTTGCTGTTCGATCCCGATCCTGCCGGAGTGCGAGCCGCGCTGAGAGGCTTGGATTTGTTTGTGAACAGTGGCCTGGGGGTCAAGGTTGTCACATTACCGGTGGGGGAAGACCCTGATACCTATGTCCGGAAAGAAGGCTCTGAAGGATTCGTTCGCTTAGAGGAGCAGGCGCCAAGTTTGTTGGACTTCGCCCTAGAGCAGAGCCTTGCAGCGACGGAGGTCGAAACGATCGAGGGGCGAATCCGCAGCGTCGATGAAATTCTGCGTATCTTACAGAAGAGCGAACATCCGATCGAGCGTGAGGAACGTCTAAAGGTTGTGGCCGAGCGGCTCGGAATTAGTCAAGCTCGTCTGATCGAACGGTACCCCATCCTGTCCCAGCAGCACAGGGGGAATTCGGGAAGGCCACGACAAGCGGTTGCGGGTACGACTCCAATGGAAACCCTGTTCAAGGGAGCACCCGAGGAACGAGACCTCGCCGTTCTTCTGTTGAGGGGCATGCTTTCGGCGGCAGATGTGCGACGCCTCAAGCCGGACCAATTTTCAGTCGGAGGATGTCGCAGGCTCGTCGAATTGGCCATGGATCAGGTGGATCGAGACGGTCGCATTCGGGTCCAGCCGCTACTGGATCGGTCGATGGACGATCCAGAGTGTAGGGCCCTCGCGACGGACTTATCACTCCGCGATGATCATTTCGACGACGAATCGGCGCACGCGAAGGCCTGCCTGGATCGTCTGGATCGCAAGCGATCGGACCAGACAATGCGGGAGCTTATTGCGAGAATGAAAGCCGCTGAACGAGAGGGTCGCGCGGACGAAGTAGGTGTGCTCAATATGCAGATCAATGCAATACGGATGCGGAAAGCCGGGATGCCGACCGCCGCCATTGTTTCACTGGTGAAGGAGTAG
- the rpoD gene encoding RNA polymerase sigma factor RpoD — MPKQELLGEVKKLISIGKEKGFLTYDELNNTLPAEVVSSDQFGSIMAMFGEMDIEIVETAEGERVQKRSDGEVGEDAEEVESDSEDDNEKAIDLTPGALSRTDDPVRLYLKEMGSVALLSREGEIEIAKRIEEGKNDIASVIYGMPMTIEFVLALRDQLKNGKIDVREIVPIQETEEGFEEDQQPVERDYEELRVKTLDALNSVRKVSLALKGFADKGRNLGSDPVKQKKFKKQFDAIRQQVVSKIESVNLHGVLKDRMVQRVRELALQIRAAEREAVSCQRRIGVAGEAGAELLRRMCRSRQDFLAVKRKTGASEEALTEIRRVYQAAKAKVRQLEAEEALAPAEEIKDAVKHLDIAEEKVKRGKAELVEANLRLVVSIAKKYTNRGLQFLDLIQEGNIGLMKAVDKFEYRRGYKFSTYATWWIRQAITRAIADQARTIRIPVHMIETINKLIRTSRHLVQKLGREPLPEEIAERMDLPLDKVRKILKIAREPISLETPIGEEEDSHLGDFIEDKKAVSPLEAAIRYDLQRQINSALETLTPREEKVLRKRFGIGEATDHTLEEVGQDFEVTRERIRQIEAKALRKLRHPSRSKKLRSFVESL, encoded by the coding sequence ATGCCGAAACAAGAATTGCTCGGTGAGGTCAAGAAGCTGATTTCAATCGGGAAGGAAAAAGGCTTTCTCACCTACGACGAGCTGAACAACACCTTGCCCGCAGAAGTCGTGTCCTCGGACCAGTTCGGCAGCATTATGGCCATGTTCGGGGAGATGGATATCGAAATCGTTGAGACCGCCGAAGGGGAACGGGTACAAAAACGATCGGATGGCGAGGTCGGCGAAGATGCGGAAGAAGTCGAGTCAGATTCCGAGGATGACAACGAGAAGGCAATCGATCTGACACCCGGCGCCCTCAGCCGCACGGACGACCCAGTGCGGTTGTACCTCAAGGAAATGGGGAGCGTGGCGCTTCTCAGCCGCGAAGGCGAGATTGAAATCGCCAAGAGGATTGAGGAAGGCAAGAACGATATTGCGTCGGTGATCTACGGCATGCCGATGACCATTGAATTCGTCTTAGCGCTCCGGGATCAACTCAAGAACGGTAAGATTGATGTCCGTGAAATCGTGCCGATCCAAGAGACCGAGGAGGGTTTCGAAGAGGATCAGCAACCAGTTGAACGAGATTATGAAGAACTGCGGGTCAAGACGCTAGATGCGCTCAATTCCGTCCGGAAGGTTTCACTGGCACTCAAAGGGTTTGCCGACAAGGGGCGAAATCTTGGCAGTGATCCGGTTAAACAGAAGAAGTTCAAAAAACAGTTCGATGCCATCCGTCAGCAAGTGGTGAGCAAGATTGAATCCGTAAATCTCCACGGGGTGTTGAAAGACCGCATGGTGCAGCGTGTCCGCGAATTGGCTCTCCAGATCAGAGCGGCTGAGCGGGAAGCGGTGAGCTGCCAACGGCGCATCGGCGTAGCTGGAGAGGCTGGGGCCGAGCTGCTGAGGCGGATGTGCCGGAGCCGCCAGGACTTTTTAGCGGTCAAACGGAAGACCGGAGCCTCCGAAGAAGCCTTGACCGAGATTCGCAGAGTCTATCAAGCCGCCAAGGCGAAGGTGCGCCAGCTTGAAGCGGAAGAGGCCCTCGCTCCGGCAGAAGAAATCAAGGATGCGGTCAAACATCTCGATATTGCCGAAGAAAAGGTGAAACGCGGGAAGGCGGAATTGGTCGAAGCGAATTTGCGGCTCGTGGTCAGCATTGCCAAGAAATATACAAACCGAGGCCTTCAGTTCCTCGATCTGATTCAGGAAGGCAACATCGGTCTAATGAAGGCGGTAGACAAATTCGAGTACAGGCGCGGGTACAAATTCAGTACGTACGCCACGTGGTGGATTAGGCAGGCGATCACTCGGGCCATTGCGGATCAGGCGCGCACCATTCGCATTCCGGTGCATATGATTGAGACCATCAATAAGCTCATTCGGACGTCGAGGCATCTGGTGCAGAAGCTTGGGCGAGAACCGCTTCCGGAGGAGATCGCCGAGCGCATGGACCTGCCGCTGGACAAAGTCCGAAAGATCTTGAAGATCGCCCGTGAGCCGATCTCCCTGGAGACCCCGATCGGCGAAGAAGAAGACAGTCACTTGGGAGATTTCATCGAAGATAAGAAGGCGGTGTCTCCGTTGGAGGCAGCGATTCGGTACGACTTGCAACGTCAGATCAACAGCGCGTTAGAAACACTGACGCCGCGTGAGGAGAAAGTTTTGCGAAAGCGATTTGGCATCGGGGAAGCGACGGATCATACGCTGGAAGAAGTGGGGCAAGACTTCGAAGTGACGCGTGAGCGTATCAGGCAGATCGAAGCCAAAGCGCTCAGAAAACTGCGGCATCCAAGCCGCAGCAAGAAGCTTCGGAGTTTTGTCGAGAGTTTATAA
- the rnhC gene encoding ribonuclease HIII, with the protein MTTRPAQSIERIGIDESGKGDYFGPLVVAAVFVDATTQSELRLIGARDSKKLSDGRVLEMAPDIKTICPHSIIAIGPQKYNELYAKIKNLNRLLAWGHAKALENMLERGVTCERAISDQFGDERLILNALQEKERTIVLEQRPKAESDLAVAAASILARAEFLLRLKRLSSEVGTMLPKGASPAVELAAKMIIKKHGQERLGSVAKLHFKTTKAVLAGLT; encoded by the coding sequence ATGACGACACGACCAGCTCAGAGCATCGAACGTATCGGCATCGACGAATCGGGGAAAGGCGACTATTTTGGTCCACTCGTCGTCGCCGCCGTGTTCGTGGATGCGACCACGCAGAGTGAATTGAGGTTGATAGGGGCACGAGACAGTAAGAAGTTGTCCGACGGGCGGGTGTTGGAAATGGCTCCCGATATCAAGACTATTTGCCCACACAGTATCATTGCCATCGGACCGCAGAAGTACAACGAACTCTATGCCAAGATCAAGAATCTGAACCGTCTTCTCGCCTGGGGACACGCGAAGGCTCTGGAGAATATGCTCGAGCGAGGCGTGACGTGCGAACGGGCTATCTCAGATCAATTCGGGGACGAGAGGTTGATTCTGAATGCATTGCAGGAAAAGGAACGGACGATCGTCCTCGAACAGCGACCCAAAGCAGAATCCGACTTGGCTGTCGCCGCCGCTTCAATCTTGGCCCGTGCTGAATTTTTACTTCGATTGAAACGCCTCTCCAGCGAAGTCGGGACCATGCTGCCAAAAGGTGCATCACCAGCCGTCGAACTTGCGGCGAAGATGATCATCAAGAAACACGGGCAAGAGCGGCTGGGCTCAGTGGCGAAACTGCATTTCAAGACGACTAAAGCTGTGCTGGCTGGGCTGACGTAA
- a CDS encoding M48 family metallopeptidase, giving the protein MYTWRFAQTTMVLCLLAVSASLVGCETNPYTGRKQLLMTSVGQEVQMGAQAYNQVKTDPKMRPSQDPREIEPVKRVAARIVEAAKRSKYAEMAKQFQWEVTVIKDDKTANAFALPGGKMAVYTGIFPMAKTEAGLAAVMGHEVVHALARHGAERMSQGQLTKTVLQVAGAAIGMSGGNPMLGQATMAALGAGAQVGVLLPFSRKHESEADYVGILLAADAGYDPRESVALWERMGQASGGGGGSGEFFSTHPSHETRIEQLKEWMQEAMAIYQKRTQMPAKPLPDVGGN; this is encoded by the coding sequence ATGTATACGTGGCGGTTCGCGCAAACAACGATGGTGCTCTGTCTACTTGCAGTATCGGCAAGCTTGGTAGGATGTGAGACCAATCCCTATACCGGTCGCAAACAGTTGCTGATGACGTCGGTTGGTCAAGAAGTGCAAATGGGGGCGCAAGCGTACAATCAGGTCAAGACAGACCCGAAAATGCGACCCTCGCAAGATCCTCGTGAGATTGAACCGGTGAAGCGCGTCGCGGCTCGGATCGTCGAGGCCGCCAAACGGTCGAAGTATGCCGAGATGGCCAAGCAGTTTCAGTGGGAAGTCACGGTGATCAAGGATGATAAGACGGCCAATGCCTTTGCATTGCCTGGGGGAAAGATGGCGGTCTACACCGGCATTTTCCCCATGGCCAAAACTGAGGCCGGGTTGGCGGCGGTCATGGGACATGAGGTCGTGCATGCGTTGGCGCGACATGGGGCGGAGCGGATGAGTCAGGGACAACTCACGAAGACGGTGTTACAGGTGGCGGGGGCTGCGATTGGTATGAGCGGCGGCAATCCGATGCTGGGTCAGGCGACGATGGCTGCCCTGGGTGCGGGGGCGCAGGTTGGGGTACTGCTGCCATTCAGCCGAAAACATGAGTCGGAAGCCGACTATGTCGGGATTCTCCTCGCAGCTGATGCAGGATATGACCCCCGCGAATCTGTCGCGCTCTGGGAACGGATGGGGCAGGCATCCGGCGGTGGTGGAGGATCCGGAGAATTCTTCTCAACCCATCCGAGCCACGAAACCCGGATCGAGCAATTGAAGGAGTGGATGCAGGAGGCGATGGCGATTTATCAGAAGAGGACTCAGATGCCGGCCAAGCCGTTGCCGGATGTCGGAGGCAACTGA